The following proteins are co-located in the Dyadobacter chenwenxiniae genome:
- the murA gene encoding UDP-N-acetylglucosamine 1-carboxyvinyltransferase, with amino-acid sequence MASFKITGDRRLKGSIFPQGAKNEALQIICAVLLTKEPVTIHNIPDIRDVNQLINLLGDLGVRRTRLSESSIRFEASDINLDYLESESYKQKAAALRGSVMLLGPMLARFRKGRIPRPGGDKIGRRRLDTHFLGFEKLGAQFSYDEEDGGFYKVDATNLKGAYMLLDEASVTGTANILMAAVMAEGTTTIYNAACEPYLQQLCKMLNRMGAKISGIASNLLVVEGVSQLSGTEHTMLPDMIEIGSFIGLAAMTQSEITIKNCQIPQLGIIPDVFQRLGIKMEFHGDDIFIPAQEHYRIENFLDGSTMSVADAPWPGFTPDLLSIILVTATQAQGTVLIHQKMFESRLFFVDKLIEMGAQIILCDPHRATVIGHNRETQLRGIRMTSPDIRAGVALLIAALSAKGVSIIDNIEQIDRGYQNIDGRLNAIGAEIVRL; translated from the coding sequence ATGGCTTCATTTAAAATAACCGGAGATAGACGGCTTAAAGGTTCTATTTTTCCCCAAGGTGCAAAAAACGAGGCGTTGCAAATTATCTGCGCAGTGCTTTTAACCAAGGAACCGGTAACCATTCACAACATTCCCGACATCCGGGATGTAAACCAGCTTATCAATCTGCTCGGGGATCTGGGCGTTCGGCGCACACGTCTGAGCGAATCTTCCATTCGCTTCGAGGCGAGTGATATCAACCTCGATTATTTAGAATCCGAATCTTACAAGCAGAAGGCAGCTGCATTGCGTGGATCCGTAATGTTACTTGGCCCGATGCTCGCGCGCTTTCGCAAAGGCAGGATCCCTCGGCCGGGAGGGGACAAAATAGGACGCCGCAGGCTGGATACGCACTTTTTAGGTTTCGAGAAATTGGGTGCACAATTTAGCTATGACGAAGAAGACGGCGGATTTTACAAAGTGGATGCAACCAATCTGAAAGGCGCTTACATGCTTCTTGACGAGGCATCTGTAACCGGAACAGCCAATATTTTGATGGCGGCTGTGATGGCAGAAGGCACAACCACAATTTACAATGCAGCTTGTGAGCCCTATTTGCAGCAATTATGTAAAATGCTGAACAGAATGGGTGCAAAAATTTCCGGGATTGCCTCCAATCTGCTCGTTGTAGAAGGCGTGAGCCAGCTGAGCGGAACAGAACATACGATGCTTCCCGATATGATCGAGATTGGAAGTTTTATCGGTCTCGCTGCGATGACGCAGTCAGAAATTACGATCAAAAACTGTCAGATTCCGCAGTTAGGTATTATTCCCGACGTATTTCAAAGGCTGGGAATTAAAATGGAATTTCACGGAGACGACATCTTTATTCCTGCTCAGGAACATTACCGTATTGAGAATTTTCTTGATGGCTCGACGATGTCGGTTGCGGACGCGCCATGGCCCGGCTTCACACCTGACCTGTTGAGTATTATCCTGGTAACAGCCACGCAGGCACAGGGGACCGTGCTCATCCACCAGAAAATGTTTGAAAGCCGCCTGTTTTTTGTAGATAAACTAATTGAAATGGGCGCTCAGATCATTCTTTGTGACCCCCATCGAGCAACTGTAATAGGACATAACCGCGAAACACAACTCCGCGGCATCCGCATGACATCCCCCGATATTCGCGCCGGAGTAGCGTTGCTAATCGCCGCATTATCCGCAAAAGGAGTCAGCATTATCGATAATATAGAGCAGATCGACCGCGGCTACCAGAATATTGATGGAAGATTGAATGCAATCGGAGCTGAGATTGTCAGGTTATAG
- the porV gene encoding type IX secretion system outer membrane channel protein PorV, producing the protein MAQTPLTSTQRIPHSPLSFLTFAPDARSAAMGEVGVAISPDANSTYWNAAKLPYNTKDIGVSASYTPWLRNLVDDMWLGYLTGYKKLGDKQAVAFSVNYFNNGELDLRTSTGAQNGYYNSREFAFSGTYSRQLGKNFSMGLTLKYISSNLAASGVVGGASLSPARTAAGDISAFYRKELKNEDTGGEFVWTLGAVLSNLGGKVSYSSVEGSENFIPTNLKLGGGISFTADGRNRFNFGLDARKLMVPTPDGIKDVNALPLLKGVFGSFSDAPDGFKEEMQEIGLAVGAEYVYNNIFALRAGYNAEHKNKGDLKYFTAGAGAHFMDKYSVDFAYLFPVTQGSPLAQTLRITLSLGLNKSEKLDVNDTEN; encoded by the coding sequence TTGGCCCAAACCCCACTTACAAGCACACAAAGAATACCACATTCTCCGCTTTCATTTTTAACATTTGCCCCTGATGCCAGAAGTGCTGCCATGGGGGAAGTAGGTGTAGCGATCAGCCCCGACGCGAATTCAACCTATTGGAATGCAGCCAAGCTACCTTATAATACAAAAGACATAGGCGTTTCTGCTTCTTACACACCGTGGCTCAGAAATCTTGTAGACGATATGTGGCTGGGTTACCTGACAGGTTATAAGAAACTGGGCGACAAACAGGCAGTTGCTTTTTCGGTTAACTATTTCAATAATGGCGAGCTGGATTTAAGAACTTCAACAGGCGCTCAAAACGGATATTACAATTCGCGGGAATTTGCTTTCAGCGGGACTTACTCGCGTCAGTTAGGTAAAAATTTCTCGATGGGTTTAACCCTGAAATACATTTCTTCCAACCTGGCAGCATCCGGGGTTGTGGGGGGAGCTTCACTTTCACCAGCCCGTACTGCTGCGGGTGATATCAGTGCATTTTATAGAAAGGAACTGAAAAATGAAGATACAGGCGGTGAATTCGTATGGACACTTGGTGCAGTGCTTTCTAATTTGGGTGGTAAAGTTAGCTACTCTTCGGTGGAAGGCTCGGAAAATTTCATTCCTACCAACCTGAAACTAGGTGGCGGGATTTCATTTACGGCCGACGGACGTAATCGTTTCAATTTCGGACTTGATGCAAGAAAACTAATGGTTCCTACGCCGGACGGAATAAAAGATGTTAATGCACTTCCGCTTTTGAAAGGTGTATTTGGATCATTCTCTGATGCCCCGGACGGATTTAAAGAAGAAATGCAGGAGATCGGGTTGGCTGTTGGCGCTGAGTATGTTTACAATAATATCTTTGCTTTACGCGCCGGATACAACGCAGAACACAAAAATAAAGGCGACCTTAAATATTTCACAGCGGGTGCGGGAGCTCATTTCATGGACAAATATTCCGTCGATTTTGCGTATCTTTTCCCTGTGACACAAGGAAGCCCATTGGCTCAAACGCTTCGGATCACACTTTCTTTGGGCTTGAACAAGTCGGAGAAACTGGATGTGAACGATACGGAGAACTAA
- the porU gene encoding type IX secretion system sortase PorU: MAIIISFSSKAQEKSVLSTGSWYKLAVSETGIHRIDPAFFQKMGVNPADIDPRQIQLYSQRPGMLPQQNNAWQSNGITENAIWVLGEEDGKFDGSDAVYFYAESPHEVAYDSVKAELKHQINIYTDSSYYFLTYGQRNGLRVKPLVTITSQKSRLINQFDDYWFHETETSNLLKSGREWWGEYLSNSLTFTVNIPGIVPASQIKLRTSAIAAAQIATRFLWQLNGKQVAESPIGTVSAGTYDVKSLRSDATFTIGADSAPSDAITVGVTYERNAQSSAQGYLNYMALHVKRRLQEYDNQQVYRFLPEVSDTVTYLFSNASSDWLLWNVSNAQNPAIVHQNIQNNTSSFTTTGGKAIRHYIGFKTGQAIVPVFLQKIDPQNIVSYAAPDLLIVTPGAWRHEAERLAAFRESNDGLEALVVTTDQIYNEFGGGKPDLTSIRDFTKHLYNQEPGKLKYLLLFGDASFDYKNNLKNQSASQQKSWVPVYESRESLNPVYTYSSDDYYGFMKDKEGAWPESPAGDHTVDIGVGRLPVKSLSEAQLIVDKLIRYGSSGRTLGNWKNNVQFVADDGDGNIHQRHADELASMIQSDFMSSRVFIDAFPQITGSEGQKAPAVNQIINKKIDEGTLILNYTGHGGVSGWAEEQVLTLADMQSARGMDNLPLLFTATCDFGRYDDPGLVSGAELMVLSPRGAAIGAISTTRPVYSSTNFTLSKAFYEALIQKNPHRRLGDIFIETKNKALVGSLNRNFTLLADPSMQLVRAEKSVRWAGKPDTLRALQKVQLKGQIYDAVTTLKDSRFEGVAHVILYDKQTTFKTLGNEGKAETYSEFRSKLFDGRVKVKEGEFICEFVMPKDIDYRVGVGRANVYAVQADSLGDASAQLNVTIGGSAAPETDNTPPKLTAYMNDESFKDGDLIEPSATLYVKASDENGISISNAGIGHNITLVLNDTATINLNDYYTADADDYRNGVITYPLENLPTGKYVIRVKVWDTYTNFSEIAFGFQVGAFKGIRLNTLKVFPNPFEKDLSFELTQNRVNDDVEIVFNLFLNNGQSLGQFRRQYYNTETTVRETFDIAQSGFWIPNLTSLVYQLSIRSLKDNSRDQRSGKLIRSP, translated from the coding sequence TTGGCAATCATCATTTCTTTTTCTTCAAAAGCACAGGAAAAATCAGTGCTTTCAACGGGCAGCTGGTATAAACTTGCGGTAAGTGAAACAGGCATTCATCGCATTGATCCTGCTTTTTTTCAGAAAATGGGTGTCAATCCAGCCGACATTGATCCGCGGCAAATTCAGCTTTACAGCCAGAGGCCCGGCATGTTGCCGCAGCAAAATAATGCATGGCAATCCAATGGAATAACCGAAAATGCTATATGGGTTCTTGGTGAAGAGGATGGCAAATTTGACGGAAGTGACGCGGTTTACTTCTATGCCGAAAGTCCGCATGAAGTTGCTTATGATTCTGTAAAAGCGGAATTGAAGCATCAGATCAACATTTACACAGATTCGAGTTATTATTTTCTAACTTACGGTCAGCGAAATGGTTTGAGAGTAAAGCCGTTAGTGACCATTACGTCGCAAAAATCCAGATTGATCAACCAGTTTGATGACTACTGGTTTCATGAAACGGAAACCAGTAATTTGTTAAAATCGGGGAGAGAGTGGTGGGGTGAATATCTGAGTAATTCGCTCACATTCACTGTTAATATTCCCGGCATTGTTCCCGCTTCTCAAATCAAACTGCGCACTTCCGCAATCGCCGCAGCGCAGATTGCCACCAGATTTCTATGGCAGCTGAATGGTAAGCAAGTTGCTGAATCTCCTATCGGGACAGTTAGCGCCGGAACGTACGATGTCAAATCTTTGCGGTCTGACGCAACATTTACAATTGGTGCTGACAGTGCTCCCTCTGATGCAATTACAGTCGGGGTGACTTATGAGCGAAACGCGCAAAGTTCGGCGCAGGGTTATTTGAATTACATGGCGCTGCATGTAAAGCGTCGGTTACAGGAGTATGATAATCAGCAGGTTTACCGCTTTTTGCCTGAGGTTTCGGACACGGTGACATATTTATTTAGCAATGCAAGTTCGGATTGGCTGCTTTGGAATGTAAGTAATGCTCAAAATCCTGCAATTGTTCATCAGAATATTCAGAACAACACTTCATCATTTACTACAACTGGAGGAAAAGCCATCAGGCATTATATAGGCTTCAAGACTGGTCAGGCGATAGTCCCTGTTTTTCTGCAAAAAATTGATCCTCAGAACATTGTCAGTTATGCCGCGCCGGATTTGCTCATTGTAACACCGGGCGCGTGGAGGCATGAAGCGGAAAGACTGGCTGCGTTCAGGGAAAGCAATGATGGGCTGGAAGCGCTGGTTGTCACTACGGACCAGATTTATAATGAATTCGGGGGCGGAAAGCCGGATCTGACTTCAATCAGAGATTTTACAAAACATTTATACAATCAGGAGCCGGGCAAACTTAAATACTTGCTTTTGTTCGGGGATGCATCGTTTGATTACAAAAACAACTTGAAAAATCAGTCGGCGTCTCAGCAAAAAAGCTGGGTGCCCGTTTACGAAAGCAGGGAATCGCTCAATCCGGTTTACACTTATTCTTCTGACGATTATTATGGGTTCATGAAGGATAAGGAAGGAGCCTGGCCGGAATCGCCTGCCGGGGACCATACGGTTGACATTGGCGTGGGGAGGCTGCCGGTAAAATCGTTGTCCGAGGCACAGCTCATAGTGGATAAGCTCATCCGATATGGATCGTCCGGGCGCACACTAGGAAACTGGAAGAACAATGTCCAGTTTGTGGCCGACGATGGCGATGGTAACATTCACCAGCGCCATGCAGACGAGCTGGCCAGTATGATACAAAGCGATTTTATGTCTTCCCGGGTGTTCATTGATGCATTTCCGCAAATCACTGGCTCTGAGGGACAAAAAGCGCCGGCCGTGAATCAGATTATTAATAAGAAAATAGACGAAGGAACATTGATTCTCAACTATACAGGTCACGGCGGCGTCAGCGGCTGGGCAGAAGAGCAGGTGCTGACATTGGCTGATATGCAGTCGGCGCGTGGCATGGATAATTTGCCGTTGCTATTCACCGCAACCTGCGATTTTGGACGTTATGATGATCCTGGTTTGGTTTCCGGAGCAGAATTGATGGTTTTGAGCCCGAGAGGTGCAGCGATAGGCGCGATCAGCACCACAAGGCCGGTTTATTCCAGCACAAATTTTACCCTTAGCAAGGCATTTTACGAAGCATTGATACAAAAAAATCCGCATAGGAGGTTGGGCGATATTTTCATAGAAACTAAAAACAAAGCCCTGGTAGGCAGCTTGAACCGGAATTTTACATTGCTGGCGGACCCGTCCATGCAGCTCGTTAGGGCCGAAAAAAGCGTCAGATGGGCCGGAAAGCCTGATACATTGCGGGCCTTACAGAAAGTCCAGCTGAAAGGGCAGATTTATGATGCGGTTACGACATTAAAGGACAGCAGGTTCGAGGGCGTGGCGCATGTCATATTATATGATAAGCAGACAACATTCAAGACACTTGGCAATGAAGGCAAAGCAGAAACTTATTCCGAATTTCGCAGCAAATTGTTCGATGGACGGGTAAAGGTGAAAGAAGGAGAATTTATTTGTGAATTTGTGATGCCGAAGGATATCGATTACCGGGTGGGAGTGGGCAGAGCAAATGTCTATGCTGTTCAGGCAGACAGTCTTGGGGATGCAAGCGCGCAGCTCAATGTCACGATAGGCGGCAGTGCAGCTCCGGAAACGGACAACACGCCCCCTAAGCTGACAGCATACATGAATGATGAGTCATTTAAAGATGGCGATCTGATCGAGCCGTCTGCTACATTATATGTAAAGGCCAGTGATGAGAACGGGATCAGCATTTCCAATGCCGGGATCGGACATAATATCACATTGGTTTTGAATGACACAGCCACAATCAACCTGAACGACTACTACACAGCAGATGCCGACGATTATCGGAACGGAGTGATCACTTACCCGTTAGAAAACTTACCAACCGGTAAATATGTAATTCGAGTAAAAGTCTGGGATACTTATACTAACTTTTCAGAAATTGCGTTCGGTTTTCAAGTAGGTGCATTCAAGGGCATCCGGCTCAACACGCTGAAAGTATTTCCAAACCCATTTGAAAAAGATCTGTCATTTGAACTTACCCAAAACAGAGTGAATGACGATGTAGAAATAGTTTTCAATTTATTTTTAAACAATGGGCAGTCCCTGGGGCAATTCCGAAGACAGTATTACAATACGGAGACAACCGTCCGGGAGACTTTTGATATCGCTCAATCCGGATTTTGGATACCAAACCTTACTTCGCTTGTGTATCAATTAAGCATCAGGTCGTTAAAGGATAATTCCAGGGACCAGCGATCGGGTAAGCTCATCCGTTCTCCATAG
- a CDS encoding geranylgeranylglyceryl/heptaprenylglyceryl phosphate synthase, producing MKTANHKIADLLSVRKIEKRKSFAVLLDPDKVNLSTFPKFLEYAAGHGVDFFFVGGSLITNYAIDQLIAAIHEHTDIPAILFPGSSLHIDPSADAVLLLSLISGRNPELLIGQHVIAAPLLKRSGIEVLPTGYLLIESGRLTTVSYISNTTPLPRDKPGIVACTALAGEFLGLKHIFLDAGSGAQFPVTSEIIRAVRETVDTPIIVGGGIDSYEKADAALGAGADVIVVGNGIEQNPDLLPEVAACVKAFNRKTESV from the coding sequence ATGAAAACAGCGAATCATAAAATCGCAGACCTCCTTTCAGTAAGAAAAATAGAGAAAAGGAAATCGTTTGCTGTTCTCTTGGATCCTGACAAAGTTAATTTATCTACTTTCCCGAAATTCCTGGAATATGCGGCCGGGCATGGCGTTGACTTTTTTTTTGTTGGAGGAAGCCTGATTACCAATTACGCAATTGACCAGCTCATTGCAGCTATACACGAGCATACAGACATTCCTGCTATCCTTTTTCCCGGAAGCAGCTTACACATTGACCCTTCCGCAGATGCGGTTCTGCTGTTATCATTAATTTCAGGCCGTAATCCTGAGCTGCTTATAGGTCAGCACGTTATCGCGGCACCGTTACTAAAGAGGAGTGGGATTGAGGTGTTACCGACAGGCTATCTTTTAATTGAAAGCGGAAGGCTTACCACCGTTTCATACATCAGTAATACTACACCTCTTCCCAGAGACAAACCAGGCATCGTAGCATGCACGGCACTTGCAGGTGAATTTCTAGGTCTTAAACACATTTTTCTGGATGCCGGCAGCGGCGCGCAGTTCCCCGTAACATCGGAAATTATACGGGCTGTTCGCGAGACGGTGGACACTCCCATTATCGTAGGCGGAGGCATTGACTCCTATGAAAAAGCCGATGCAGCCTTAGGTGCTGGCGCGGATGTAATTGTAGTGGGTAACGGAATAGAACAAAACCCGGATCTGCTTCCCGAGGTCGCGGCATGCGTAAAGGCTTTCAATAGAAAAACAGAAAGCGTTTAA
- a CDS encoding 3-keto-disaccharide hydrolase, translating into MKLQLTLFLSIISFVVFGQKNADKQEWKQLFNGKNLDGWDIKIRGYELNDNYLNTFRVEDGKMVVRYDKYDDFKQKYGHIFYKGDFSYYRISVEYRFVGEQAPKGEGWAWRNSGIMVHGQPAATMGKDQDFPASIEVQLLGGNDKKRTTCNLCTPGTNVVMNGKLITQHCVTSKSQTYNGDQWVKAEVLVLGDSLIQHFANGEMVLEYNKPQLGGGNVSGNDPSLIVDGKLLDHGSISLQSESHPVEFRKVEILDLKGCMDAKAANYKSYYVKADNSKCSYGKK; encoded by the coding sequence ATGAAATTACAACTTACACTATTTTTAAGTATTATCAGCTTTGTGGTTTTCGGCCAAAAAAATGCAGATAAGCAGGAATGGAAGCAGCTCTTCAACGGCAAAAATCTCGACGGCTGGGATATCAAAATTCGTGGCTATGAGCTGAATGATAACTATCTGAACACCTTTCGGGTAGAGGATGGCAAAATGGTTGTTCGTTATGACAAGTATGACGACTTCAAGCAAAAATATGGCCATATCTTTTATAAAGGCGATTTCTCTTATTACAGGATTTCAGTGGAGTATCGTTTTGTAGGAGAGCAGGCTCCGAAAGGGGAAGGCTGGGCCTGGCGGAACAGCGGTATAATGGTTCACGGGCAGCCTGCGGCAACGATGGGGAAAGACCAGGATTTTCCTGCTTCCATTGAAGTTCAGCTGCTGGGCGGGAACGATAAAAAGCGTACAACTTGCAATCTTTGCACACCAGGGACCAATGTGGTGATGAATGGAAAATTAATTACGCAACATTGCGTGACTTCCAAATCCCAAACTTACAACGGTGACCAATGGGTAAAAGCAGAAGTGCTTGTGCTTGGCGATTCGCTCATCCAGCATTTTGCGAATGGAGAAATGGTTTTGGAATACAATAAACCGCAATTAGGCGGAGGAAATGTAAGTGGCAACGATCCATCTTTAATAGTTGACGGAAAGCTGTTGGACCACGGCTCCATATCCCTGCAAAGCGAAAGCCATCCTGTTGAATTCAGAAAAGTAGAAATCCTGGATCTGAAAGGCTGTATGGATGCGAAGGCTGCTAATTACAAGTCATATTATGTGAAGGCGGATAATAGCAAGTGTAGTTACGGGAAGAAGTAA
- a CDS encoding DUF4290 domain-containing protein, giving the protein MKEYGSNVQKLADHIVKMEDKAKRNLYAHILVELMRQIHPNMRDNQDYTNKLWDDLYIISGFELDVDSPFPPPSPEALGKKPLKVGYNQQNLMYRHYGRNIDLLLEKAINTENQEDKLAFVSYIFRLMRSFFNTWNKDNPEDNVLLGQLEQLSKGHLKEEIDYIRANGPIEAAPKDRNNSGNQERNRGNSHQSGGGGGFKAQSGHNSERQGGNNNQGNSNNRNRPNNKFAGRNNSGNNNNNNRNNRKKPGI; this is encoded by the coding sequence TTGAAAGAATACGGTAGTAACGTACAAAAACTTGCTGATCACATCGTAAAGATGGAAGATAAGGCAAAACGCAACCTTTATGCGCACATTCTGGTTGAGCTCATGCGTCAAATCCATCCGAACATGAGGGATAACCAGGATTACACCAATAAACTGTGGGATGATCTGTACATTATTTCCGGCTTCGAATTGGATGTTGACAGTCCATTCCCACCGCCATCTCCTGAGGCATTAGGCAAAAAGCCACTTAAAGTAGGCTACAACCAGCAGAATCTCATGTATCGCCATTACGGCCGCAACATTGACCTGCTCCTTGAAAAGGCTATTAATACTGAAAACCAAGAGGATAAACTTGCCTTTGTCTCCTATATTTTCCGGCTTATGCGCTCCTTCTTCAACACCTGGAATAAGGATAATCCGGAGGATAATGTGCTTCTGGGCCAGCTCGAACAACTTAGTAAGGGCCATTTGAAAGAGGAAATTGATTACATCCGTGCTAACGGACCTATTGAAGCAGCGCCGAAGGATCGTAACAACAGCGGTAACCAGGAGCGCAATCGCGGAAACAGTCATCAAAGTGGAGGCGGAGGCGGTTTCAAAGCCCAATCCGGTCATAACTCGGAGCGGCAGGGAGGCAACAACAATCAAGGCAACTCCAATAATCGAAACAGGCCTAACAACAAGTTCGCAGGCCGGAATAACAGCGGTAACAACAACAATAACAACCGGAATAACCGTAAAAAACCTGGAATCTAA
- a CDS encoding M16 family metallopeptidase, which produces MTIDRTIAPEFRVIHSVHLPDPQTYNLDNGTALHVINIGDQPVIRLECIFEAGNWYEKEIGASFFAIKMLSEGTLTKTSAEISEAFERIGAFTEMTHTADRIGIVVYALSRFLPDVLPLVSELIHDAVFPEKEFQDLKNINIQNLRVNKEKNAYLATTAFKAKLFGTNHPYGQSQEEENMESLAIDSIKEHYQQFVKNGRFTVVLAGQVGENDIKVVNEHLGKVHTESRNAPVKDAQQPVYANVEVLVERPDSVQSSIRMGRRLFNRHHPDYFKMLVTNEILGGYFGSRLMKNIREEKGLTYGISSHLVTLRKEGYYMIGTDVKKEFTQQTIDEIRKEIYRLQTERVEEEELQTVKNFMAGEFAGSLNTAFEVADRQKILLLDGLPADFFKHYIDRIHATTSDDVLSMATQYLQPEDMLTVIAGGR; this is translated from the coding sequence ATGACCATTGACCGCACCATCGCTCCGGAATTTCGGGTTATCCATTCTGTACACCTGCCAGACCCACAAACTTACAACCTGGATAACGGCACTGCGCTGCACGTCATCAACATTGGCGATCAGCCGGTGATCAGGTTAGAATGTATTTTTGAAGCTGGGAATTGGTATGAGAAGGAAATCGGCGCGTCGTTTTTTGCAATTAAAATGCTTTCTGAGGGGACGCTTACCAAAACATCCGCCGAGATAAGCGAGGCATTTGAGAGAATTGGTGCATTCACCGAGATGACGCACACGGCCGACCGTATAGGAATCGTCGTTTATGCACTTTCCAGATTTTTGCCGGACGTTTTGCCACTGGTTAGTGAACTGATCCACGACGCCGTTTTCCCTGAAAAGGAATTCCAGGATCTAAAAAATATCAACATTCAGAACTTGCGGGTTAACAAAGAAAAAAATGCCTACCTGGCTACGACCGCATTCAAGGCGAAGCTTTTTGGCACTAATCATCCTTATGGCCAAAGTCAGGAAGAGGAAAATATGGAGTCCCTTGCTATTGATTCGATCAAGGAGCATTATCAACAGTTTGTCAAAAACGGCAGATTCACGGTTGTCCTTGCAGGGCAGGTTGGTGAAAATGATATTAAAGTTGTAAATGAGCATCTTGGAAAAGTGCATACGGAGAGCCGCAACGCACCGGTGAAAGATGCTCAGCAGCCCGTGTATGCAAATGTGGAAGTGCTTGTTGAAAGGCCGGATAGCGTGCAGTCATCGATCCGGATGGGCAGAAGGCTTTTTAACCGTCATCACCCGGATTACTTTAAGATGCTGGTTACCAACGAAATTCTGGGTGGGTATTTCGGGTCCAGGTTGATGAAAAATATCAGGGAAGAAAAGGGCCTCACTTACGGCATATCTTCGCATTTGGTTACCTTACGTAAAGAAGGGTATTATATGATCGGAACGGACGTTAAAAAGGAGTTTACACAACAGACCATCGACGAGATCAGAAAAGAAATTTACCGCCTGCAAACCGAGCGCGTAGAAGAGGAAGAACTTCAAACGGTTAAAAACTTTATGGCCGGGGAGTTCGCCGGCTCACTAAACACCGCATTTGAAGTGGCTGATCGGCAGAAAATTTTGCTTTTGGATGGCCTTCCAGCGGATTTTTTCAAACATTACATCGATCGGATCCACGCAACAACGAGTGACGACGTGCTTTCCATGGCCACGCAATACTTGCAACCCGAAGATATGCTCACTGTTATTGCGGGTGGGAGATAA
- a CDS encoding cryptochrome/photolyase family protein: MSLKTKEKITLFWFRRDLRLHDNAGLYYALRSGNPVVPVFIFDKTILDDIDNKEDKRLTFIHQNIIEIQKELHMFGSDMLVFYGHPTDVWKELSEEYDIAEAYTNTDYEPYATERDTAVAKILHKKNAELKAYKDQVIFEKKEILTGQNTPYTVFTPYSRMWRQKCDDFYLSSYPNKKYFKNFLKWEGSTIPTLEEMGFKPTNTDFPSTHVSSELLENYEKGRDFPAMEATSRIGIHLRFGTVSIRELARHAMEHSSLYLNELIWREFYQQILANFPHVGKGKAFRAAYDDINWGYDKEAFQKWCDGKTGYPLVDAGMRQMNAIGFMHNRVRMVVASFLAKHLLLNWRLGEAYFAEKLLDYDLAANNGGWQWAVGSGTDAAPYFRIFNPEAQAKKFDPKGEYIKKWVPEIGTAEYPEPMVDHKMARERCLREYKKALDKS; this comes from the coding sequence ATGAGCTTAAAAACAAAAGAAAAGATAACGCTGTTCTGGTTTCGGCGCGATTTAAGATTGCACGACAACGCCGGACTATACTATGCATTGCGATCTGGCAACCCGGTTGTTCCTGTATTTATTTTCGACAAAACAATCTTGGATGACATTGATAATAAGGAAGATAAGCGCCTGACATTCATTCATCAGAACATTATTGAAATTCAAAAAGAACTGCATATGTTTGGCTCTGACATGCTGGTTTTTTACGGTCACCCAACGGATGTCTGGAAAGAACTTAGTGAGGAATATGACATTGCAGAGGCCTACACCAATACAGATTATGAACCTTACGCAACGGAAAGGGACACCGCAGTAGCGAAGATCTTGCATAAAAAAAACGCTGAACTGAAAGCTTATAAGGATCAGGTTATTTTTGAAAAGAAGGAAATTCTCACGGGTCAAAACACGCCCTACACTGTTTTCACACCGTACAGCCGAATGTGGAGGCAAAAATGCGACGACTTTTATTTGTCCTCTTACCCCAATAAAAAGTATTTCAAAAACTTCTTAAAATGGGAAGGTAGCACAATTCCTACGCTTGAAGAGATGGGTTTCAAGCCCACAAATACCGACTTTCCTTCCACCCACGTTTCATCCGAGCTGCTCGAAAACTACGAAAAGGGAAGAGATTTCCCTGCTATGGAAGCCACCAGCCGCATTGGCATTCATTTGAGGTTTGGCACAGTGAGCATTCGCGAACTGGCCAGACATGCGATGGAACACAGCAGCTTGTATCTCAATGAACTGATCTGGCGTGAGTTTTATCAGCAAATACTTGCCAATTTCCCACATGTAGGAAAGGGTAAGGCTTTCAGGGCAGCTTATGACGACATTAACTGGGGCTACGACAAAGAAGCGTTTCAAAAATGGTGTGACGGGAAAACCGGTTATCCGTTGGTGGATGCAGGAATGCGACAGATGAATGCCATCGGTTTTATGCATAACCGGGTCAGAATGGTTGTAGCGAGCTTTCTGGCTAAACATTTACTGCTGAACTGGCGGTTGGGAGAAGCCTATTTCGCCGAAAAATTATTAGATTATGACCTTGCAGCAAATAACGGCGGCTGGCAATGGGCTGTGGGGTCCGGCACAGATGCCGCACCGTATTTTAGGATTTTCAACCCGGAAGCGCAGGCAAAAAAATTTGATCCAAAAGGTGAATACATTAAGAAATGGGTTCCGGAAATTGGCACAGCCGAATATCCGGAACCCATGGTAGACCACAAAATGGCAAGAGAAAGATGCCTCAGAGAATATAAAAAGGCATTGGACAAATCTTAA